The genomic window gttaattatgtatcataaataataatattttttaatatatattttgttaaagttgtttctcgggaagcgagaacgacagatattctgggacggagggagtaggtgcCTCTCACACACATTGCGTCAGTTTGGATTAGACATTAGAACATGAAAATGGAATTGGAAATGCTGCGGACAGGGCATCCGTTTGGTCCGGACACTCACGTTGGTGGGCCTACCCGACCGGCCAACACTGTCATCTATCTCCCTGATGCTCAAAAAATATCTCCGCTCTCACTTTCCTCTTGAATCGTCACTACGTCTGCATCCATTCTCGAACCTACCCTTGAATCGCCGCCGTGCCCACACCACCGCAGCGCACTCCATCGTGACTGCGGTCGCGGTCGCAACGCGACGACGTGCTGCACCACACCTGAGCGCCACCACTGCCTTCCTATCTCCCCACCGCCACTCACCACTCGTCGCCGAGTTCTCCGCGCCGACGTGGCGTGGTCCACGGCGACTGCTCGACGCGGCGTTCTTCACCGTGCCCAACTGCCAGCCTGCCGCCATCCTCTCTCTCCACTACACCCGAGCGCCGCTTGCTGGCTACCGCAGTTCCCTACCAAGTGGGCCATGGCCACCGGCGATGTCGtgcttctagtgtttcacaagcatgttttcaaatattttatctggatattgcgtatgttgcaatggctaaagtgtttcaggtgtttaaGACGTatctttcaagtgtttcatctggatgctgCAGAAGTATATGTAGATGTTGCTGAGCATGCATGTTGCAatcatatgttttaagtgtttctggtgtttcatacatatgttgcaagtgttttatctgaatattgcaaaagtagatctagatatTGCCGCGTTTGCAAtggcttttcaagtgttttcaggtgttttgtaagtgttttaggcgtatgttgtaagtgtttcaattgttttagATGTgtgttgcaattatttcatctgaatgttgtaaaaatagatctgTTATTGTACACGTTGCAATGGGTCTACCTGCCGCAGCGTCTGCTGCAAGCTGCTTATGCACCACCGAACGGGCGCAAACGGTTGCTCGTGGGAAACAGAGGAGGCACGAGCGATCTCCGCGTGCTGTCAGTTGGGGCGGGCGGCGCGTGCGGTCCAGGTGGGGCTAGCCCCTGCATGGGCATGGAAACGAGGTGCTGGTACTAGCGCACGGACGTGGACGTCAGTCCATGCATCCGAGCGCTAACAATCCCCCAAATGAAATTCATCGTTATAATGTGCTACCAACGTGTCTCCAGAAACTCTACACACTCTAATTTTGCACGTGTGTCCCCGGACTGATACTACAATGTTGTTACTCATTACAATTGGGAGCTACTTGCATGTTTCGAGCTACGTACAATTCGAACTTCCGTTCGAAGGTGGATTTTGTTTTACactgtggatcgactagggtagatctagacGGTTTGCTGTTGAACATGATGAACTAGAACAAGTAGAGAGTGGGAGATAGGGTAGAGATGCTTgtgttgaacctgagccttcggatgaagtcgcggttgagctggccattactggttcgttgatggaggcagcacacggacagcgacgggtggagtagaggttgcacggacgtcgatgcagtggaGACGGGACGTAGCAGTGACAACGGCGAcggtcagcggagcttcccgtcgctggctgcgcgccctcttagatcggtctagggtttttcggtgggtttgcggctcacggcgaacctcgtgctttgagccgccggcccccacctctttatatagcgcagtgcgacgagggcccaccaaccatgtagggttgggcgcccccgatcagggcgcgagaccaaggcccaataggccgttgggcttattggtcaggagatcaatctaacattctcccccttgatctcactattacttttatctttaaactttaaaacttcaatccttttatccttactcatttcttcatagatgatgcatagagcatgtctcatcgtcacggtcaatcgccgatagatttaacagctacaatgcacgtctctgatctgaaatagttactttaacttttgggccctttatagttcaggaatcataggctttcccttaaacccatgccggctacatgttctctgaacacgttgggtggtaagccttttgtaagcggatccgcgagcatcttttcggtacttatatgctcaagatttatcatttgatcccggactttatccttcacaacataatactttatgtcaatgtgtttggcagcaccacttgacctattattgtgagcatactgtactgctggattattatcgcaatataacttcagtggtctattgatgtctctaaccaccttcaaaccgggtatgaacttctttagctagttcacctgTTCCGTtgtctcataacacgctacaaactcggcatacattgtggacgatgtagtgacagtttgctttgagcttttccatgaaatagctccccctgcgagagtaaacacatatccagacgtggattttctattatctcccgcataatcagaatctgaatatcccactatatggagtgaatcagatcttctatacgtcatcatgaggcctttcgttccttgcaaataacgcaagactttctttaccaatttccagtgttctattccaggattgctctggaatctgctaaGTAACCCGGtgacaaatgccaagtcagggtgcgtacacacttgagcatattgcaagcttccgacagctgaagtatatggaaccactttcatttgatcgatctcatattggttcctggggcattgaaaatccccatatctgtcgcccttgactataggagcaggtgagggattacatttgtgcatactgaatttctttaagactttttctatgtatgccttttgtgacagtcctaatacccctttacttctatctcggtgaatctcgatccctagaacaaacgaagcttcaccaaaatctttcatatcaaattttgaggacaaaaacttctttgtctccagtagtagactgacatcactactagcaagtaagatatcatccacatacaggacaaggaagataaactcattcttaaactttgcgtagacacaattgtcctcaacattatctttaaacccaaaattctttattgtctgatcaaacttcaagtaccactgtcttgaagcttgttttaatccataaatagatttctttaggcggcatcccaaacgttcttttcctttcatgacaaaacctttcgtttgtgccatgtaaacattttcctctaagtctccgttgagaaatgccgtctttacatccatctgatgtaattccaaatcgtaatgtgccactaatgccattatgattctgaaggaatccttacatgagactggagaaaaggtctcattgtaatcaatcccttctctttgtgtaaagccttttgccacaagttgggctttatatctctctatattcccttgagagtcaagttttgttttgtagacccatttacagtctactgttttggctcctttaggaattatctccaaatcccaaactttatttgcattcattgatctcatctcatcttccatggcctcaagccactttgatgaatgatcacttttcatggctttttcaaatgaggtgggatcaccgtccatttgaaattcttcagtgttgtacacctcataatcagcaggaatagttgattttctaactctttaagaccttctaggggcctcctcaattggcatattttctgtttgaggctgttgttgctccccctcatgtgtggcgataggctctataggatcctgaggcacagattcctcatcatcattcattgttgccacaggcgggataacaacaggtgctggcaccacagtgtcttgtactgttggtgcagcaactgcaggtagtgagaaaaatggctcatgaatgatcggagtgggtgcatacacccgcttctcttcaaggtcaatttctcgagctaccatgctccccctaatcatttcaacctctaggaagacagcgtgtctcatttccacaaactttgtatgtctgttaggacagtagaaacgaaaaccttttgacttttctgggtagccaatgaaatggcaactcactgttttgggatctagcttcccaatgtttgggttaaaaactttagcctcagcagggctcccccacacacgcaagtggttaagtgagggtactcttcctgtccacaactcatacagtgttttgggcactgacttacttggtactctattgagaatatgaatgtcggtttctaacgcctccatccacagactcatgggtaaagtggagtaacttatcatactacgcaccatatccatcagggtatgattatgccttttagctactccattctgctgaggttcgtccggtgttgaatactgggcgactatactattctcctataagaaccttgcaaaaggtccaggaacttgtccatatggggtatgccgaccgtagtactctcctccacggtcagacctgactatcttaatctttaaatcatgctgattttcaacttctactttaaatattttaaatttatccaatgcttctgttctttctttaattggataaatgtagccaaaccgagagtaatcgtctatgaatgttatgaatgaatcataaccatccacacttttcacaggaaaaggaccacatatgtctgtgtgaataatctgtagaattcctgtgcttcgtttgacatctttcttaattttctttacatactttccttttatgcaatctctacattgttctaactctgagagctctaatggaggaagaatatcattcctcactagtctttctattcttccccttgaaatatggcctaaacgacagtgccataatttcgacaacgcatcgtgagctctctttcgttttctgtttccattgttcgatgaggatacattttcattcacatcacatacggaattcacattttcacgaagtgataacaaataaagctcgtcttgtcggaaggcaagaccaacacatttattattaaacaatatctgacatttgccatttccaaaatggcaatcataaccatcatggtccaactttgatacactaataaggtttctttgcaaagaaggtacataaagaacatctctaagaaaaagtatgaagccatctgtaagctctagaggaagatctccaacggcctcaacatctgcttgtactccatttgtgactttaatgaaactttcgcttctttgcaaagttctcatcgaacggaatccctgtaatgaattagcaacatgaatagttgcacctgaatcaatccaccaagtagattttgaaaactttatatacaaggattcatttacgaacgtaataatattctcacctttattcttcattatcatctttaagaaatcaggataattctttttataatgtcctgtcttcttgcagtggagacactaGTCTTTGGCCACTGGAaattgctggttctgagactgttgcatgggaccttttccagataacttggaggaagagctgttattatagttctttttcttatcttttaggtagttgacagaaccaccttgtgaaacttttattctttcctcctcctgcacacacatggctatgagcttttctaaatcccatttttcaggctgtatgttgtaattaacaacaaatatgtcaaattctttggacaaagaagcaaaaatcaaataaataagaaactcatccttgagtgccaaatccattggtttgagcttagatgccagattgctcattctcagtatgtgctctctaatgccactgccgccaccagagtacctttctgtaaccagctgcttgatcagctgggttgcatatgtctttgaagagctagtgaactgactctttattctgtctaggtactctgtgaccgtgtcatagTCTAGAATTaagcccacaatagcaggctcaatggtgttctttatcactgccaaacacttcttgttggcagtaacccatttcctatgctcaaggtcataggacatctttacgggagcaaaatcccgctctctattctgccatgcagcatcagtctcatctgtctccctcacgggtgccacaggttctttagggcacggtgtggtgacaacccagtccacctcagcgaggataaagaccaggtctatctttttcttccactcaatatggttatcaccttttagagtggggatctctttgatacaactcatcaagttgtatcttcctgaaaacacaattcaaatagtgtgagaatagaaataacaacaataattgcatgccttagtttaacgttggtcaaaattaaaacatacaattattttctacactaattctacatcaccgttgggcagaaatagaattaatgtataacaaaaatattataatattgccattaatcaacgttggtcagaataacaacaatattataatcaatttaaatcatttccattttcaaaattaaattctcccgttggttcgaatttaataataaaaattacatctttaaatacgcagtggaaactttaacatttaataatctttttcctattttccagaagcaaatttactatttactgaacaaaaaatatcgttggataaattttgtacagaaaattatcataaaaaatcaatttaaattgatcaaactgttttctagaaaataagaaaaacaaaaactgtgACTTTACTATTTATTTGGCCATTTTGGCCCAGccagcacacgcgcggcccacggCCTGCTCACGCGCGCACGCGCGCCAGCGcatccccgcgcccaggccgcaacctgggcctgggccgggaaatcAACCAGCGCCCTTTCCCGCCTGGGCTGCGGCGCTGGCCCAGTCGCTCGTGGCCGTCCATCTTCATCCGACGGCTGCCCGCGTGCGTCGCGAGATCAAAACCCCGGCGACCGGCGCGGCGCCCTTGACCTAGCGTCATTCggcttcgctctctctctctctctcttcgcccctCACTGCTCTCTCCTCTCCACTCAGTCCCGCCGCAGCAGACACCGAGCGAGGAACTTCGACGGCGAGAGAGATCAGCAAGCCCCGGCGCCGtctccggccccctcgccggcgtgcgcgctccccagcgggtgagcgcgccgccgtcgagcgaccTGGTCGCGGCGCCCTAGTGGCCGTTCCGGCGAGCAGATCACCCTCGGCCGGCCCTTTCTTTTCCCCTCGCGGCGGCGTGCACGACGGTGAggtgagccgagccgagccacccTCTTCCTTTTCTTTCCCCTTTCGGGTTTTTTTTATTCGGATTTGGCCCGATtttccgattagggttagggtttgcttttccgatttgaaatcggttctttTCCCCTTCTCAGTCAATCACCGAGCGGGTTAGGGTATAGGTTGGGGACGGCACTGTTTTCCCTGAGCCACGGCCGAGCCGGGCCTCTGTCCGCGCGCCAACCATGGCGGCGATGATAGCTTTTCCGCGCGACGGCGGTGTCGGGAGGACCGGGTAGGTACCCCTCTTCATACTATTCCTTCCCTAAAACCCGatgtagggttagggtttcatcagATCCGATTCGAGATCGGGATCCTTTTCATCCTTTTCCCGTACCCAGATCTACCGCTAGAAAAAAATGTCTCTGGTACCGTTGTTTTACactgtggatcgactagggtagatctagacGGTTTGCTGTTGAACATGATGAACTAGAACAAGTAGAGAGTGGGAGATAGGGTAGAGATGCTTgtgttgaacctgagccttcGGATAAAGTCGCGGTTGAGCTAGCCATCACTGGTTCGTTGATGGAGgtagcacacgggcagcgacgggtggagtagaggttgcacggacgtcgatgcagtggagacggggcgtagcagtgacgacgacgacggtcagcggagcttcccgtcgctggctgcgcgccctcttagatcagtCTAGGGTTTTtcggtgggtttgcggctcacggcgaacctcgtgctttgagccgccggcccccacctctttatatagcgcagtgcgacgggggcccaccaaccatgtagggttgggtgcccccgatcagAGTGCGAGACCCAAGGCCCAATAGGACGTTGGGCTTCAGGAGATCAATCCTACGCATTTCATATTGCTAACGGCACGTAGTACGTAGAGTGCTCGTTATTAAGCCGAAAAAGCCCCCAAAAAGCCGAAAATATGAAAAAGGATTGCTTTTTTTTAGGGGAATGAAAAAGGATTGCTGGCTTTTTGCTCCTTCATGACCGCCCGTTTAGCCCAAGCGTAACTCGAGAAAATGAGGAGAGTTAAAGGCCTCAGGATTTTGGAAATTGGAGCCCAACGCTGCATTTCCCAACTGGAGGCCCAAAATCAACCTCAGCCCCATTTCCCTTTTATTTCCCCTCTCCTCCATTTCTAGGCGAACGAATTTTCTGTTTGCTAGTCTCGCACAAAACCTGAAGAAACTCGAAGCGGAACCGAACCAAACCGAGCGCGAGACTGCGAGGAGCGGAGCAGAGGCGAGCCGGGGCGGGGAGGGCGAGGAGGAGCAGCAATGGAGGCACTGCTGGAGCTCGAGAAGGTGCAGAGGGTGCTCTCCCTCATGAGTTCACGCGGCCTCTCCCACACCGactccagcggcggcggcggcgctgacgCCGACCGCTTCCTCGCCCAATTCCTCCTCTTCATGGTACAGTTTTTGGGGTCGCCCCTCTTCCTCCGTCTCTACGAATTCAATCGACTCGGATGTGTTGGAGCGTGATCCTTACGAGTGCGCCGGTGGCCTCGCGCAGGGGCGAAAGGGCAAAATAGATGAATAACTAGGCGGCTAAACTTCAATTTTCCTTCGATTTGATATGGTATGGAGTGTGTCTAGGATAGCATAGGGGGGCCTCCGCCGCCCCTCTCTGCCTTCGTCCCTCGCGGAGGCTTTTGGTTAGGCCACGGGTTTAAGCGCGTATGTGCTGTTCGTTTTGCATTTTGATGGGTTTATTCGATGAGGACGGTTTCGGTTGTGTATTTGCGCACGCGGAGCTCGTTGCAGTGTGACCTCCGATCGATTTGATGACATGTTGAATGTTGTATTGACCTGCCGTTGATTGGTGACATGTGCTCACTGCTCTCGCCAGGTCTGACGTTTTGTTGGCAATGACAAGCAACATGTGTACTTGTGCAGCTGTGCTCGTGTTCTCGAGTTTTAGTCCAGTTAGCTAGGTGCCTAGATCGAAGGAGATTACACCACTAGTGCAAGTATGGTCCGTCGAGATTCATAAATTGGCAGCAACTGGAGACTGGATCAGACTGATTTGCCACATTGGTCATGAGCAGACAgcagtgtaggtgctttgcataATTTATTGAATTTTGCTGTGGCTTATTGTTAGCTAAGATTTTTGAATTACTATTTAACTTCAATGATGCAACGCAGTTACTTCATTACCTTGCTTTGATGATCAGATTCATCACACTAGTTTGCTTTATTGTTTTCATTGCTCCTCTGAATTTGGTATCTCCTGCTAACACATCAAAATGGGACACCAGGTGCATCTAGAACTTCTTTCAAAATTATGATCAGAAAATCTTTTGTGCAGGTGCAACCATTTGATTCTCTTACCGTGGAGAATAAGTTCCTTTTGGTCTCTGAGCTATTACCAAAGGTAATTGTATTGACACCGTTCAACTTCTTGTTCATCTTTATCCATGTGTTTTCTATGAAGAAATCATAGTGGAGACCTTTCTTTGTTAGGCTACTCCTGATACTTTGGAAGAAGTGCAGCATCTCACCCATCTGGAAGGTAGTGGTAGTAGTTGCGAAGTAATGATGATCTTACCTTGACCTTATGAGTTTATCTGGAAATTTTCTTGTTGATTGGGTCTGGAACTCTGATAAGACATAGGACTCTTTCAACCACAGCTAATCAAGATATATCTTCTGGAGGTTTACTCCAGCCAATTAAGAAGTTTAAGATGCATGCCGAGAAATCAACCATTCAGGCTGTGCCGATGGTTGGTTTTGATGCGATGACAAGAGCTAAGTCTACACTTGAAGATTTTGTACGTATTCTTTGTAGTTGGTACCCGTAAAATCCTTAATGGAAACACTTTCATGACTTAATCCTGGAGTGACCCAGGTCTTCTGGGCCCTGCTTTAGttcttcttcttttattttctcaAGAGAAACcagtttgcttttgcttttcttacATCAataaaatttttaccacattaGGGGATTCCCTTACTGTTTTCGCTAAAAAAAACACTGTCATACTGCCTTTTGTTTGAGATTCTGCAATGGATGTGCTACAAAACAATCGAACCCACTTAGAGGCATTAAGTCCATGTCAAACTATCAAGTTAACTTGGAATGTATTTTGCTGTTTCTTTATTAGTCTTATAGAGAAACTGGGTCACATGTTGTTCTAAATTTCGATTTTCCCTGTTCAAACATTTAATTTTTTTGCGCCATGAGTCTATCTTGGGGACTTCCAGACAATTATATTTCCCTAAAGTCATTTTTTTCCTTCCTGAGAAAACAGTGTAGATCGTACTTTATGTTTCATGGTTTGGATGTTAACAAGCCACAAGCCATTTTCAAGTATCTACCTGTTCTTTCTTTCACAGAGAGCTACATATATCAGGTTTTTCTCCTGAAACGTGCTTCAAACTTTCTTCTTATAGTTTACGTTCTTCACTGAACAAACTAAACATTTTTTGTTGCAGTTAGATGCTTCAAATGAAGACTGTTTACATCTAGTCCCAGACGACAACACTTCAAAAGTAAGACCTGGATTATAGTGAAATAAGATATAGAGATATAGAATGCAAGTTTTGTTAAATCTGATCTACATAGGCCTTGTATTATAGTGTATACATTAGCGACCTTATCTACCATACAGGTGTTGGGAAAGAAAGAAGAAGCTCTCAATGAAACATCCTTGTCTCAAATGATTGAACCCCTTGAAGGCCTTCTTCAGTGTCAAGGATTAATGACAGATCGGTTGGAAGCTTCTCTAtgtacttgttatgcaatagatTCACTAATATTTGAGCTAAGTTACTCACTTTATTTTCTATTGTTTATAGACTGCGAACTGAACTCAAATCAGGCATTCAGTATTGGTCTCTAGAGAGGAAGCTCTGCCAAGCATTACTAAGAAATGAGAAGGTATGCAGAGACTTTTCTTTTGCTGTAGTTTAAAAACAAATAAGTTTCCTGATAATAGCGATGTTTCAGTAGACCATCTGTTGAATTTGATCAGACCTGTTGATCATCATTTTTCTTTTGAAAAGCTGTACGCTCTTGATACTTCAAATAGGAAGCAATGGATGCCAAGTAACAAACTATATTGGTACTTGAACTAAAAGTGAATCCATTAATAGTTAACTTACTGAATTTTATATTTCAAATCTATTGAAACTGAATGTAAGCAATATTTCCTCTTGGCAACCTCAAATATAATGCTTAGTGTTTTTTTTCCCTGTAGATCTCGATTGAAGATGTTATGAAGGCAATCCATCTCAAATCATTTGACTATCGAGTTCTTAACCTGTTGATGTTTCAACTTACTGGTCAGCATGTATGCATGCCTCTTTGTTAATAACCTACTAAATTCGATTCTGACATCTGTTTTTAAAACATGGCATCATTTTCTTTCTTGTTTATTTATTAGGTCAATGAATTGCATATGGACTTCTTGTCAGTTTCAGAATTTTTGGTTGAGATATCTGATGACCTGTGAGTATGCTCCGAATCTTACTCTCACATGCACAACAGCATATCGAAATGGTGGGAACTGCCTACTTTAAAAAAAATATGTCATGGATGATTGGCAAATTTGTAAAATCTGAGGCAAGGTAGTGCATGGGTTTCAGATGGAACTAGCGCTTCTGTTGGAACTTTTGTAAATATGAGATGTCGGTGTTGTATGTAAATTGAAACGATAATTTTATTTCGAATGACATTGTGCTTTAGTTATCATGTAACCAAACTATGAAGTATCTGCGGAAATAGAAACCCAACAACTTATGTACTGTTAGTGTACCTTAGTATGATCTGTGGGAAAATCATCAGATTAGTAGCCTTGTTATATGAATGTATATACAGTCCTGTACCTTTTTTTCCTTCTTAATTAATGAAATGACATGCAGCTCTCCTGCATTGTTCTAGACAAAAAATGTATATAGAGTCCTCAGGGGCCAATATAGGCCTAGATGCACCATGCGCTGAACAGAAACTATGAATAACTTTcagactttttttttgttttacaaGCCATGTCATCAATTGAAATAGCTGTTTCACCCGTAACTTGTTTTTGAAATCTTGCAGGTACGATTATGAGGTTAGTTGGACTACTGAATACTGATGTTCTCACTCTAATCTTAGCCGTACTAGTGTATGTCCAACTGTTGATGAAGTTCAATTTGTTTTGTAGGATGATGTTATGAACAATACTTTCAATATCCTTCGCATGTTTGCTGCAATATATGGACCATTAGAGGCACCGAATATGCTGGTGGGTAACAGACAGTCTATATGTTTAACTAAATGGCACATATCTCTCCTGATAATGTCACTCTTTCATTCCTTTATTTCAAGTGCTATCAGATATTCAATTTATTTCCTGCTTGCAAAATTGTGAGTTACGTAGGCATAAGCACATCGTGTGCTGTTTTGATATTTTGTTTATGTATCAATAATCTTGTCCAAAATTTAAGATAGTCTTTCAAATTCACTGGATGTCAACTGAGAACCAGCAGCTGATAACCATTGTACATTAGAAAAATATATTCCTCATTGCCACTGCATTTCCCATTTGTTGGACACAGCTGTAGCCAACTGTCTACATGGGTATTTCTTCTTAGGATATTCTTGTGTATTCATTGAGTATCAGCCATGTGTCCTGTTTGTTCCCCGGTAACTTGTAGATTTTAAGTGTATATGATTATTGTTCACTGAGCCAAAGCTATCGGTATGGGCATGAATAGCTGACTGGGCTCATGGGAAAACTGAGGAGGTTTACA from Miscanthus floridulus cultivar M001 chromosome 11, ASM1932011v1, whole genome shotgun sequence includes these protein-coding regions:
- the LOC136493075 gene encoding uncharacterized protein translates to MEALLELEKVQRVLSLMSSRGLSHTDSSGGGGADADRFLAQFLLFMVQPFDSLTVENKFLLVSELLPKATPDTLEEVQHLTHLEANQDISSGGLLQPIKKFKMHAEKSTIQAVPMVGFDAMTRAKSTLEDFCRSYFMFHGLDVNKPQAIFKYLPVLSFTESYIYQLDASNEDCLHLVPDDNTSKVLGKKEEALNETSLSQMIEPLEGLLQCQGLMTDRLRTELKSGIQYWSLERKLCQALLRNEKISIEDVMKAIHLKSFDYRVLNLLMFQLTGQHVNELHMDFLSVSEFLVEISDDLYDYEDDVMNNTFNILRMFAAIYGPLEAPNMLAKCIGEAEEKYESFSKKLEPSLSGSYWRRCEEATKEGGKISGHAYGTWNIPRVISNEESFRRERSNKHDSCAVII